From Cellulomonas oligotrophica, a single genomic window includes:
- a CDS encoding ABC transporter substrate-binding protein translates to MFLHQRRARLAVASTAVGVLALVGACSSDGAGDADESQSGEPSGEITVLTWRTDLVEDGTFDEYVETFKAAYPEVTDVKVEGITDYEGEVRTRMNTSNYGDVLAIPGSVTPDQLGQFFEPLGEFDEMSQEYRWIADKTYEGLSYGIPVVGNVQGIVYNTAVWADAGIEDFPTTPDEFLDDLQTIKDSADGVVPLYTNYKDAWPLSQWDGARGAVTANPDYVNEMTGTDAPWSEDTDSGVIDGLIYDVVAQGLTEADPTTTNWEESKRLLGTGEVATMVLGSWAIPQMQDAAEAAGGSREDIGYMPFPAQVDGTFHAVAGGDYNLGINVNSENKVTARAWIDWFNNESGFSESQVGLSPRVDGEVPEALASFVDEVELITMNPAPEGKESLFADIDTASGIVTTDPKYRQQIVDDARSGDRTKQQVFDDLNEAWASGRADVGA, encoded by the coding sequence ATGTTCCTTCACCAGCGACGTGCTCGCCTGGCGGTGGCGTCGACGGCCGTCGGCGTGCTCGCGCTCGTCGGCGCGTGCTCGAGCGACGGAGCCGGCGACGCCGACGAGAGCCAGAGCGGTGAGCCGTCGGGCGAGATCACGGTGCTGACCTGGCGGACCGACCTCGTCGAGGACGGCACGTTCGACGAGTACGTCGAGACCTTCAAGGCTGCCTACCCCGAGGTCACCGACGTCAAGGTCGAGGGCATCACCGACTACGAGGGCGAGGTGCGCACGCGCATGAACACCTCGAACTACGGCGACGTGCTCGCGATCCCCGGCTCCGTCACGCCCGACCAGCTCGGCCAGTTCTTCGAGCCGCTCGGCGAGTTCGACGAGATGTCGCAGGAGTACCGCTGGATCGCCGACAAGACCTACGAGGGCCTGTCCTACGGCATCCCGGTCGTCGGCAACGTGCAGGGCATCGTCTACAACACCGCCGTCTGGGCCGACGCGGGCATCGAGGACTTCCCCACCACCCCGGACGAGTTCCTCGACGACCTGCAGACCATCAAGGACTCCGCGGACGGCGTCGTCCCGCTGTACACGAACTACAAGGACGCGTGGCCGCTGTCGCAGTGGGACGGCGCCCGCGGGGCCGTCACCGCCAACCCCGACTACGTCAACGAGATGACGGGGACGGACGCCCCCTGGTCCGAGGACACCGACTCCGGCGTCATCGACGGGCTCATCTACGACGTCGTCGCGCAGGGCCTGACGGAGGCCGACCCCACGACCACGAACTGGGAGGAGTCCAAGCGGCTGCTCGGCACGGGCGAGGTCGCCACGATGGTGCTCGGCTCGTGGGCGATCCCGCAGATGCAGGACGCCGCGGAGGCCGCGGGCGGCAGCCGTGAGGACATCGGCTACATGCCGTTCCCCGCGCAGGTCGACGGCACGTTCCACGCCGTGGCAGGTGGTGACTACAACCTCGGCATCAACGTGAACTCGGAGAACAAGGTCACCGCGCGGGCGTGGATCGACTGGTTCAACAACGAGTCGGGCTTCTCGGAGTCGCAGGTCGGCCTGTCGCCCCGGGTCGACGGCGAGGTGCCGGAGGCGCTCGCGTCGTTCGTCGACGAGGTCGAGCTCATCACGATGAACCCGGCGCCCGAGGGCAAGGAGTCGCTGTTCGCCGACATCGACACCGCGTCGGGCATCGTCACGACCGACCCCAAGTACCGCCAGCAGATCGTCGACGACGCCCGCTCGGGCGACCGCACCAAGCAGCAGGTGTTCGACGACCTGAACGAGGCGTGGGCCTCGGGCCGCGCCGACGTCGGCGCCTGA
- a CDS encoding maltokinase N-terminal cap-like domain-containing protein, protein MTLDARAPDDRDRQVLDLLRGWLPGRRWYPAKGATAELTLVGTVALPAGPAGAAAHGRTDGAGSEVRVLLVRAHAGSVDVVLQVPVVLERALPVQAATGPDAATADGADDAVVGRVAGVVVRDGAGDPRFLRAWLAAAEGPGADVDVDAARVVTGEQSNTSVVLPGTDGAPAGILKVLRTVAAGENPDIDVPRHLVDAGWDGVPAPLAWATARWTAPDGTRAAGYLGVLSAFVPGARDGFELACEAARTGTDLGALAHELGATVAGMHAALVGAYGTDEAADATAGAPSAGPATGPAAVAQALTTRLAWATAAVPGLAARAAGVREVVARVAALASTPPRQRVHGDLHLGQVLRSGDRWFVIDFEGEPLAPLDARTRPDLALRDVAGLLRSFDYAAAVGGLGGAAADAWTASARAGLLRGYGVQDDPAQALLLRALELDKTLYEVVYEARNRPAWAPIPQAGLDRLLA, encoded by the coding sequence GTGACCCTCGACGCCCGCGCCCCCGACGACCGCGACCGGCAGGTCCTGGACCTGCTGCGCGGGTGGCTGCCCGGTCGCCGGTGGTACCCCGCCAAGGGCGCGACCGCCGAGCTGACGCTCGTGGGCACGGTCGCGCTGCCGGCCGGGCCGGCGGGAGCGGCGGCGCACGGGCGGACGGACGGCGCGGGCTCCGAGGTGCGCGTGCTGCTCGTGCGGGCGCACGCCGGATCGGTCGACGTGGTCCTCCAGGTCCCGGTCGTGCTCGAACGGGCCCTGCCCGTGCAGGCCGCGACCGGTCCGGACGCGGCGACGGCGGACGGGGCCGACGACGCCGTGGTGGGCCGGGTCGCCGGCGTCGTCGTGCGCGACGGTGCGGGCGACCCGCGGTTCCTGCGGGCGTGGCTCGCCGCCGCCGAGGGACCGGGGGCGGACGTCGACGTCGACGCGGCGCGCGTGGTCACGGGCGAGCAGTCCAACACGTCGGTGGTGCTGCCCGGCACGGACGGCGCGCCCGCCGGCATCCTCAAGGTCCTGCGGACCGTCGCCGCGGGCGAGAACCCGGACATCGACGTGCCCCGGCACCTGGTCGACGCGGGCTGGGACGGCGTCCCGGCGCCCCTGGCGTGGGCGACGGCGCGCTGGACGGCGCCGGACGGCACGCGGGCGGCCGGCTACCTCGGGGTGCTGAGCGCGTTCGTCCCGGGCGCGCGGGACGGGTTCGAGCTGGCCTGCGAGGCCGCGCGGACGGGGACCGACCTGGGCGCGCTGGCGCACGAGCTCGGCGCGACGGTCGCCGGCATGCACGCCGCGCTCGTCGGGGCGTACGGCACCGACGAGGCCGCGGACGCCACGGCCGGGGCGCCGTCGGCCGGACCCGCCACGGGCCCCGCCGCGGTCGCGCAGGCCCTGACGACCCGCCTGGCGTGGGCGACGGCCGCGGTGCCCGGGCTCGCCGCCCGCGCGGCCGGCGTCCGCGAGGTGGTGGCCCGGGTGGCCGCGCTGGCCTCGACCCCGCCCCGGCAGCGCGTGCACGGCGACCTGCACCTGGGTCAGGTGCTGCGCTCGGGCGACCGGTGGTTCGTCATCGACTTCGAGGGTGAGCCGCTGGCCCCGCTGGACGCCCGGACCCGCCCGGACCTGGCGCTGCGGGACGTCGCCGGTCTGCTGCGCTCGTTCGACTACGCCGCGGCGGTCGGCGGCCTGGGCGGCGCCGCGGCGGACGCGTGGACCGCGTCGGCCCGCGCCGGGCTGCTGCGCGGGTACGGCGTGCAGGACGACCCGGCCCAGGCCCTGCTGCTGCGCGCGCTCGAGCTCGACAAGACCTTGTACGAGGTCGTCTACGAGGCCCGCAACCGTCCGGCGTGGGCGCCCATCCCCCAGGCGGGCCTGGACCGGCTCCTCGCCTGA
- the treS gene encoding maltose alpha-D-glucosyltransferase, which yields MSHVEPPPSTAALALGGLPGRRQPAVPTAPGRGPVEHDPDWYRTAVFYEVMLRTFSDSAGNGSGDLRGLVERLDYLHWLGVDCLWLPPFYPSPMRDGGYDVSDYTAVASQYGTLEDFQALVAECHRRGMRIVVDLVMNHTSDQHPWFQASRSDPEGPYGDFYVWDDDNTRYPDARIIFVDTETSNWTFDPVRRQYFWHRFFSHQPDLNFENPRVVEAMMDVARFWLRLGVDGFRLDAVPYLFEAEGTNCENLPQTHEFLRDMRRMIDTEFPGRIVLAEANQWPEDVVHYFGTDAEPECHMCFHFPVMPRIYYALRDQRATQIVDILADTPPIPAGGQWSTFLRNHDELTLEMVSTEERASMYGWYAPDSRMRANVGIRRRLAPLLDNSRKEIELAHALLLSLPGSPCLYYGDEIGMGDNIWLPDRDAVRTPMQWTPDRNAGFSTADPGKLYLPLNQSLVYHYGNVNVESQLAQPTSLLHWVHGMLAVRRRHPSLGRGTFEVVPSDNDAVLTFLRRTDDETILCVANLAATPRATTVRMPAMAGMHARDVFGGAHFPDVGPDGSMTFTMGSREFYWLELTRP from the coding sequence GTGAGCCACGTCGAGCCGCCCCCGTCGACGGCCGCGCTCGCGCTCGGCGGGCTGCCGGGCCGCCGCCAGCCCGCCGTCCCGACGGCGCCGGGCCGCGGCCCGGTCGAGCACGACCCGGACTGGTACCGCACCGCGGTGTTCTACGAGGTCATGCTGCGCACGTTCTCCGACTCGGCCGGCAACGGGTCGGGCGACCTGCGCGGCCTGGTGGAGCGCCTGGACTACCTGCACTGGCTCGGGGTCGACTGCCTGTGGCTGCCGCCGTTCTACCCCTCGCCCATGCGCGACGGCGGGTACGACGTCTCGGACTACACCGCGGTCGCGTCCCAGTACGGCACGCTCGAGGACTTCCAGGCCCTCGTCGCCGAGTGCCACCGGCGGGGCATGCGCATCGTCGTCGACCTCGTGATGAACCACACGAGCGACCAGCACCCCTGGTTCCAGGCGTCGCGCTCGGACCCGGAGGGCCCGTACGGCGACTTCTACGTGTGGGACGACGACAACACGCGCTACCCGGACGCGCGCATCATCTTCGTCGACACCGAGACGTCCAACTGGACCTTCGACCCCGTGCGCCGCCAGTACTTCTGGCACCGGTTCTTCTCGCACCAGCCGGACCTGAACTTCGAGAACCCGCGGGTCGTCGAGGCGATGATGGACGTCGCGCGGTTCTGGCTGCGGCTCGGGGTCGACGGGTTCCGGCTCGACGCGGTCCCGTACCTGTTCGAGGCCGAGGGGACGAACTGCGAGAACCTGCCGCAGACGCACGAGTTCCTGCGGGACATGCGCCGGATGATCGACACGGAGTTCCCGGGCCGGATCGTGCTCGCCGAGGCCAACCAGTGGCCGGAGGACGTCGTGCACTACTTCGGCACGGACGCCGAGCCCGAGTGCCACATGTGCTTCCACTTCCCCGTGATGCCGCGCATCTACTACGCGCTGCGCGACCAGCGGGCCACGCAGATCGTCGACATCCTCGCCGACACCCCGCCCATCCCGGCGGGCGGGCAGTGGAGCACGTTCCTGCGCAACCACGACGAGCTGACGCTCGAGATGGTCTCGACCGAGGAGCGCGCGTCGATGTACGGGTGGTACGCGCCCGACTCTCGCATGCGCGCGAACGTCGGGATCCGCCGCCGCCTGGCACCGCTGCTGGACAACTCCCGCAAGGAGATCGAGCTGGCGCACGCGCTGCTGCTGTCGCTGCCGGGCAGCCCGTGCCTGTACTACGGCGACGAGATCGGCATGGGCGACAACATCTGGCTGCCCGACCGGGACGCCGTGCGCACCCCGATGCAGTGGACCCCGGACCGCAACGCGGGGTTCTCGACCGCCGACCCCGGCAAGCTGTACCTGCCGCTGAACCAGTCGCTGGTCTACCACTACGGCAACGTCAACGTGGAGTCCCAGCTGGCGCAGCCGACGTCGCTGCTGCACTGGGTGCACGGCATGCTCGCGGTCCGGCGCAGGCACCCCTCGCTGGGCCGGGGCACGTTCGAGGTCGTCCCGTCCGACAACGACGCGGTGCTGACGTTCCTGCGCCGCACGGACGACGAGACGATCCTGTGCGTCGCGAACCTCGCGGCGACCCCGCGGGCGACGACCGTGCGCATGCCGGCCATGGCGGGCATGCACGCGCGGGACGTGTTCGGCGGGGCGCACTTCCCCGACGTGGGTCCTGACGGGTCGATGACCTTCACGATGGGGTCCCGGGAGTTCTACTGGCTGGAGCTGACTCGCCCGTGA
- a CDS encoding carbohydrate ABC transporter permease gives MTTAPSPLRSGTAARQAPGAGAARGTTPGGTGRGPWLRRLTPYLFLLVPVALLLVLTYLPVANMFWYSVTDWDGLDKVKNFVGPDNYVEVFTEPDNLRVFYVSLYYFVASFVQMALALYFATILSFKVRLKNLWKGILFFPYLINGVAIGLIFLNFLKPGGGLDTVLLAAGLDALVQQWTGDPEIANYSLAAVSVWRYMGLNFVMFLGAIQSIDGQIYEAAELDGANRWHQFRHIIAPSIKPILGLSFILAISGSLSVFEIPYVMTGGGNGTETFVIRTVWMAFNRGMVGLASAMAVILLIIVLLVTWVQRRVVPDEEVDLT, from the coding sequence ATGACCACCGCACCGTCGCCGCTGCGCAGCGGGACGGCAGCGCGTCAGGCACCCGGTGCCGGTGCCGCCCGGGGGACCACCCCGGGCGGCACCGGCCGCGGGCCCTGGCTGCGCCGCCTGACGCCGTACCTGTTCCTGCTCGTCCCCGTCGCGCTGCTGCTGGTGCTGACCTACCTGCCCGTGGCGAACATGTTCTGGTACTCGGTCACCGACTGGGACGGCCTGGACAAGGTCAAGAACTTCGTCGGACCGGACAACTACGTCGAGGTCTTCACCGAGCCCGACAACCTGCGGGTCTTCTACGTCTCGCTGTACTACTTCGTCGCCTCGTTCGTGCAGATGGCGCTCGCCCTGTACTTCGCGACCATCCTGTCGTTCAAGGTCCGGCTGAAGAACCTGTGGAAGGGGATCCTCTTCTTCCCGTACCTGATCAACGGCGTCGCGATCGGGCTGATCTTCCTCAACTTCCTCAAGCCCGGGGGCGGCCTGGACACCGTCCTGCTGGCCGCCGGCCTCGACGCGCTCGTGCAGCAGTGGACGGGCGACCCCGAGATCGCGAACTACTCGCTCGCCGCGGTCTCGGTGTGGCGGTACATGGGCCTGAACTTCGTGATGTTCCTCGGGGCGATCCAGTCCATCGACGGGCAGATCTACGAGGCGGCCGAGCTCGACGGCGCCAACCGCTGGCACCAGTTCCGGCACATCATCGCGCCGTCGATCAAGCCGATCCTCGGCCTGTCGTTCATCCTCGCCATCTCCGGCTCGCTGTCGGTCTTCGAGATCCCGTACGTGATGACGGGCGGGGGCAACGGCACCGAGACCTTCGTGATCCGCACCGTGTGGATGGCCTTCAACCGCGGGATGGTGGGGCTGGCGTCGGCCATGGCCGTGATCCTGCTGATCATCGTGCTGCTGGTGACCTGGGTCCAGCGCAGGGTGGTCCCCGACGAGGAGGTCGACCTCACATGA
- a CDS encoding alpha-galactosidase: MRTDAPEVLHLRAAGVSLVLDLSGGTLPRVLHWGADLGPLGTDLLADLRTAGRPAPRGFAVDGEVDVAVLPEHSAGWVGTPGLVGSRAGRDWSTSFRTTSVDVRGTGPGADHVADHDARGAGGVVTVQAVDDAAGLALALHLELTPQGLVRQRATLTNTADDAYEVGGITLTLPVPARAVELLDLGGHWARERTPLRTAFTHGARVRENRRGRTGYDAAFVLVAGTADLGHRRGEGWGVHVAWSGNHRSLAERSHHHEGLLGGGELLLPGEVRLRRGDAYTSPWVYGLYAREGLDDLAGRVHAWLRARPQHPRRPRPVTLNTWEAVYFDHDLGTLTALADTAAQVGVERFVLDDGWFGSRRDDTSGLGDWTVSRDVWPDGLHPLVRHVTGLGMEFGLWVEPEMVNLDSDLARAHPDWLLRLPSRLPRPARQQHVLDLARPEAFAHVLGQLDALLTEHDIAYLKWDHNRDLVDAGHGEHGVPGVHEQTLAAYRLVDALRARHPGVEIESCSSGGARVDLEILQRTDRVWASDCIDALERQQIQPWTNLLVPLEMIGAHIGSGTAHSTGRAHTLGFRAGTALFGHLGIEWDLREADADQRAELAAWVALYKDVRPLLHTGVSVHADVPDPAVRVHGVVAQDGSDALFAIVTTAMSAQLPADRVPLPGLDPDAVYHVRPQAPGDVVTHGLACPWWTPTGLRLPGRVLAEVGVRAPVLSSERLVLVRATRV; the protein is encoded by the coding sequence GTGCGTACCGACGCGCCCGAGGTCCTGCACCTGCGAGCCGCAGGGGTGAGCCTCGTGCTCGACCTCTCCGGGGGGACCCTGCCGCGCGTCCTGCACTGGGGCGCCGACCTCGGTCCGCTCGGCACCGACCTGCTCGCCGACCTGCGCACCGCAGGACGGCCAGCACCCCGGGGGTTCGCCGTCGACGGCGAGGTCGACGTCGCCGTGCTGCCCGAGCACTCCGCCGGCTGGGTCGGCACGCCCGGGCTGGTCGGCAGCCGCGCCGGCCGCGACTGGTCGACGTCGTTCCGCACGACGTCCGTCGACGTGCGCGGCACCGGCCCCGGCGCCGACCACGTGGCGGACCACGACGCCCGCGGTGCGGGGGGCGTCGTGACCGTCCAGGCCGTCGACGACGCCGCGGGGCTCGCCCTCGCGCTGCACCTGGAGCTCACGCCCCAGGGCCTCGTGCGGCAGCGCGCCACCCTGACGAACACCGCCGACGACGCCTACGAGGTGGGCGGGATCACCCTCACGCTCCCGGTCCCCGCCCGCGCGGTCGAGCTGCTCGACCTCGGCGGGCACTGGGCCCGTGAGCGCACCCCGCTGCGGACCGCCTTCACGCACGGCGCGCGCGTGCGGGAGAACCGGCGCGGGCGCACCGGCTACGACGCGGCGTTCGTGCTCGTCGCGGGCACCGCCGACCTGGGGCACCGCCGCGGCGAGGGCTGGGGCGTGCACGTCGCCTGGTCGGGCAACCACCGCAGCCTCGCCGAGCGGTCCCACCACCACGAGGGCCTCCTCGGCGGCGGCGAGCTGCTGCTGCCCGGCGAGGTGCGCCTGCGCCGCGGCGACGCGTACACGTCCCCCTGGGTCTACGGCCTGTACGCGCGCGAGGGGCTCGACGACCTCGCCGGGCGGGTGCACGCCTGGCTGCGGGCACGCCCGCAGCACCCCCGTCGCCCCCGGCCGGTCACCCTCAACACCTGGGAGGCGGTCTACTTCGACCACGACCTGGGCACGCTCACCGCGCTCGCGGACACCGCGGCGCAGGTCGGCGTCGAGCGGTTCGTCCTGGACGACGGCTGGTTCGGCTCGCGCCGCGACGACACGAGCGGGCTCGGCGACTGGACGGTCTCGCGCGACGTCTGGCCCGACGGCCTGCACCCCCTGGTCCGGCACGTGACGGGCCTCGGCATGGAGTTCGGGCTGTGGGTCGAGCCCGAGATGGTGAACCTCGACTCCGACCTCGCCCGGGCGCACCCGGACTGGTTGCTGCGGCTGCCGTCCCGGCTGCCCCGCCCGGCGCGGCAGCAGCACGTGCTCGACCTGGCCCGCCCGGAGGCGTTCGCGCACGTCCTCGGCCAGCTCGACGCGCTCCTGACCGAGCACGACATCGCCTACCTCAAGTGGGACCACAACCGCGACCTCGTCGACGCGGGCCACGGGGAGCACGGTGTGCCGGGCGTGCACGAGCAGACCCTCGCCGCGTACCGGCTCGTCGACGCGCTGCGCGCGCGGCACCCCGGCGTCGAGATCGAGTCCTGCTCGTCGGGCGGTGCCCGCGTGGACCTGGAGATCCTGCAGCGCACCGACCGGGTGTGGGCGTCCGACTGCATCGACGCGCTCGAGCGCCAGCAGATCCAGCCGTGGACCAACCTGCTCGTGCCGCTGGAGATGATCGGGGCGCACATCGGGTCGGGCACCGCGCACAGCACCGGGCGGGCGCACACGCTCGGGTTCCGGGCCGGGACCGCGCTGTTCGGCCACCTCGGCATCGAGTGGGACCTGCGCGAGGCCGACGCCGACCAGCGCGCCGAGCTCGCCGCGTGGGTCGCGCTCTACAAGGACGTGCGCCCGTTGCTGCACACGGGCGTGAGCGTGCACGCGGACGTGCCCGACCCGGCGGTGCGCGTGCACGGCGTCGTCGCCCAGGACGGCTCCGACGCGCTGTTCGCGATCGTGACGACCGCGATGTCGGCCCAGCTGCCCGCGGACCGCGTGCCGCTGCCGGGCCTCGACCCGGACGCCGTCTACCACGTGCGCCCCCAGGCGCCGGGCGACGTCGTGACGCACGGCCTGGCGTGCCCCTGGTGGACGCCCACGGGCCTGCGCCTGCCCGGGCGGGTGCTCGCCGAGGTCGGCGTGCGCGCCCCGGTGCTGTCCTCCGAGCGGCTGGTGCTGGTGCGCGCGACGCGCGTGTGA
- a CDS encoding ROK family transcriptional regulator, giving the protein MNGAGLGAAHTSSGAAILDVIRAAGTISRVELTRVTGLTAATVSTVVRRLIDDGLVVEAGRAESTGGKPRMLLQLEPTARYAVGVHLDHAGITYVVANLGGAVVARWRRPGAGADDPRDVVARIAAEIATTVDRIGVDPARLVGVGVVSPGPIASGTGMTLTPPVMQHWADFPLAEAIEDAVGLPVLLDNDATAAAVGEYWSGGIGTGTACAALYMGTGIGAGIVVDGTVFRGRSSNAGEVGHVCVDLDGPRCWCGGRGCVEAFAGPAAVVAHAAQVGLTLPGRTVSEDFATLARAAARGDAAPMAILRESAEYVAVAAHTLANLLDLDTVVLTGPAFALAGSLYLPVVQERLAAGFFARGAHAVHVRISAHASEAAAVGGAALVLQSELAPRQQGMRVVLGESGAVPVAGSGVA; this is encoded by the coding sequence GTGAACGGGGCCGGGCTCGGAGCCGCGCACACCAGCAGCGGTGCGGCGATCCTCGACGTCATCCGCGCGGCGGGCACCATCAGCCGCGTCGAGCTCACCCGCGTCACCGGGCTCACCGCCGCGACCGTCTCCACCGTCGTGCGGCGCCTCATCGACGACGGCCTCGTCGTCGAGGCCGGGCGCGCCGAGTCCACGGGCGGCAAGCCGCGCATGCTCCTGCAGCTCGAGCCGACCGCCCGCTACGCCGTCGGCGTCCACCTCGACCACGCCGGCATCACCTACGTGGTGGCCAACCTCGGCGGGGCGGTCGTCGCCCGCTGGCGGCGCCCCGGCGCCGGTGCCGACGACCCGCGCGACGTCGTCGCCCGTATCGCCGCCGAGATCGCCACCACCGTCGACCGCATCGGCGTCGACCCGGCCCGGCTCGTCGGCGTCGGCGTCGTCTCGCCCGGGCCCATCGCGTCCGGCACAGGCATGACCCTCACCCCGCCCGTCATGCAGCACTGGGCCGACTTCCCGCTCGCCGAGGCGATCGAGGACGCCGTCGGCCTGCCCGTCCTGCTCGACAACGACGCGACCGCCGCAGCGGTCGGGGAGTACTGGTCCGGCGGGATCGGCACCGGCACCGCCTGCGCCGCGCTCTACATGGGGACCGGCATCGGTGCGGGCATCGTCGTCGACGGCACCGTGTTCCGCGGCCGGTCCTCCAACGCCGGCGAGGTCGGGCACGTGTGCGTCGACCTCGACGGCCCCCGGTGCTGGTGCGGCGGGCGCGGGTGCGTCGAGGCGTTCGCCGGCCCCGCGGCGGTCGTCGCCCACGCCGCCCAGGTCGGGCTGACCCTGCCCGGGCGGACCGTCTCCGAGGACTTCGCGACCCTGGCCCGGGCCGCCGCGCGCGGGGACGCCGCACCGATGGCGATCCTGCGCGAGTCCGCCGAGTACGTCGCCGTCGCCGCGCACACCCTGGCCAACCTGCTCGACCTCGACACCGTCGTGCTCACCGGACCGGCGTTCGCGCTCGCCGGGTCGCTGTACCTGCCGGTCGTGCAGGAGCGGCTCGCGGCGGGCTTCTTCGCCCGCGGCGCGCACGCTGTGCACGTGCGCATCTCGGCGCACGCGTCCGAGGCCGCCGCGGTCGGCGGTGCGGCCCTCGTCCTGCAGAGCGAGCTCGCGCCGCGGCAGCAGGGCATGCGGGTGGTCCTCGGCGAGAGCGGCGCCGTGCCCGTGGCCGGCTCCGGCGTCGCCTGA
- a CDS encoding carbohydrate ABC transporter permease, whose translation MTRAVTSTFKYVSLVLASVAMLLPIGLIVFGSFKTNQEFLATNPFTLPASWTNLENYATAWTRGGMGLGFVNTFIVFAAAIVGTILIGAAAAYALDRFRFHGRRGVLNMFLLATLVPGVTTQVATFQIINALGLYNTRWALIVLFMGTDIISIYIFLQFMRSIPRSLDEAAMIEGAGHLRIFFQIILPNLKPAIATVVIIKGIGIYNEFYLPFLYLPDSDLRPVSTALFAFKGPYGSEWEIISAAVVITIIPILVLFLFLQRYIYNGFTSGATK comes from the coding sequence ATGACGCGCGCCGTCACCTCGACGTTCAAGTACGTCTCGCTCGTCCTCGCCTCCGTCGCGATGCTCCTGCCCATCGGGCTGATCGTGTTCGGCTCGTTCAAGACGAACCAGGAGTTCCTCGCGACCAACCCGTTCACGCTCCCCGCGAGCTGGACCAACCTCGAGAACTACGCCACCGCGTGGACCCGCGGCGGGATGGGGCTGGGGTTCGTCAACACGTTCATCGTGTTCGCCGCCGCGATCGTCGGCACCATCCTCATCGGGGCGGCCGCGGCGTACGCGCTCGACCGGTTCCGGTTCCACGGCCGGCGCGGCGTGCTCAACATGTTCCTGCTCGCCACGCTGGTGCCCGGCGTCACCACGCAGGTCGCCACGTTCCAGATCATCAACGCCCTCGGGCTCTACAACACCCGCTGGGCGCTGATCGTCCTGTTCATGGGCACCGACATCATCTCGATCTACATCTTCCTGCAGTTCATGCGGTCGATCCCCCGCTCGCTGGACGAGGCCGCGATGATCGAGGGCGCCGGCCACCTGCGGATCTTCTTCCAGATCATCCTGCCCAACCTCAAGCCCGCGATCGCCACGGTCGTGATCATCAAGGGCATCGGCATCTACAACGAGTTCTACCTGCCGTTCCTGTACCTGCCCGACTCGGACCTGCGGCCGGTGTCGACGGCGCTGTTCGCCTTCAAGGGCCCGTACGGGTCGGAGTGGGAGATCATCTCGGCGGCCGTGGTCATCACGATCATCCCGATCCTGGTGCTGTTCCTGTTCCTGCAGCGGTACATCTACAACGGCTTCACGTCGGGCGCCACGAAGTAG